In the genome of Cynocephalus volans isolate mCynVol1 chromosome 10, mCynVol1.pri, whole genome shotgun sequence, the window GACCGTCATGGCCTATGACCGATTTATGGCCATCTGTCACCCCCTGCACTATACGGTCATCATGAACTCCTGGCACTGTGGGCTGCTGGTTCTGGTTTCCTGGATCATAGGtgttctaaattccttgtcaCAAAGCTTAATGGTGTTGGGGCTATCATTTGGGACAGTCTTGGAAATCCAaaattttttctgtgaacttactCAGGTGGTCCACAGTGCCTGTTCTAACACCTTTCTTAATGACATGGTGATATATTTTGCATCAGGACTGCTGGGTGCTGGACCCCTCGCTGGTATCCTTTACTCTTATGCTAAGATAGTTTCCTCCATACGTAAAATCTCTTCAACTAGtggaaaatataaagcattttctACCTGTGCATCTCACCTCTCAGTTGTCTCCTTATTTTATTGTACAAGCCTAGGAGTGTACCTTAGTTCTGCTGCTACACACAACTCATTGTCAAGTGCTGCAGCCTCAGTGATGTACACTGTGGTCACGCCCATGctgaaccccttcatctacagtCTGAGGAATAAGGATGTAAAGAGGGCTCTCAAAAGATTCTTTGGGAGGCAAACTAGAAAAGGACTGATTACACCATGACTGAAGACGTTCCCCTGAATGCAGGGATCAAAGCGTCAGAGAGAAAAATAGTGATTCTTTAATAAGATTCTGAGGTACAGCGTGCTCATTCTGTTTATTTCctgaaatttctctttttttattttcaatttccgTATATAACATAAGTCACACACTTTTATAAGCATTTTGATCCCTAATATCTTACAAAGTTTCCTTTTGtcatcttcctccctccccaaagTTATTCCCAATCTTTTATCAGAAATATTTAGGATCCCATTTACTTTATTGGAAAACATGGAATTCTTAAGAATAATTGGTTCACAAATTATGAATATCCTaccatgtaatttttcttttgtgttactAAAATAATAATCAAGAGATGTATTACTTCTTTGGGGGTTGGAACAACTAAGAAAAGTCCCAAGCAAATGAACTATAACAACAAAACTGCAGTTGGCACTAATGTTCTTAATACAATGTTGTAGGAGAGGAAAGTCTGAGACCACagtttttcacttctattttgtTATTGCTTTGTGATCTCACTATCTAAAAATGCAGATTGTAATGGACTAGAATGTTTTATAACTGGTAATTGGGTTTTATTCTGCTTGTTAGTATCCTGTTGTCACACTCAGCTCAGTGTCCACAGTGTCTTTCATTATGACT includes:
- the LOC134387617 gene encoding olfactory receptor 7A17-like; protein product: MYLITVFGNLLIILAIISDSHLHTPMYFFLSNLSFVDICFTSTTIPKMLLNIQTHSKIITHEGCITQMHFFLLFAGLDDFLLTVMAYDRFMAICHPLHYTVIMNSWHCGLLVLVSWIIVVSLFYCTSLGVYLSSAATHNSLSSAAASVMYTVVTPMLNPFIYSLRNKDVKRALKRFFGRQTRKGLITP